A genome region from Thermoflexus sp. includes the following:
- a CDS encoding DUF2283 domain-containing protein: MLDFDEHNRVIGIEIEEASKIIDLSKLELRALPVVHLILTERTSVKA; this comes from the coding sequence GTGCTGGACTTTGACGAGCACAATCGTGTTATAGGGATTGAGATTGAGGAGGCCAGCAAGATCATCGATCTATCAAAATTGGAGTTGAGGGCTCTTCCCGTTGTTCATTTGATCCTGACTGAAAGGACTTCTGTGAAAGCATGA